Genomic segment of Desertifilum tharense IPPAS B-1220:
GGAGTTGGGAGTTGGGGGTTGGGGAAGAAGGGAGTTGGGAATTGGGAGTTAGGGGTTGGGGAAGAAGGGAGTTGGGAGTTGGGGGTTGGGGAAGAAGGGAGTTGGGAATTGGGAGTTAGGGGTTGGGGAAGAAGAGACAAGAAAACTTGATAACTATCAACTCACCACACTACTACGCAGAAGCTAACGCAACAGCACTCAGCACTCTTTCCCCCCATCCCCCCACCTCCCCATCCCCCCATCCTCTTCCACTCAGCACTCAGCACTCAGCACTCTTTCCCCCATCCCCCCATCCTCTTCCCACTCAGCACTCAAAAAGGTATTATTGAAAACTTTGATGTAATTTCTCGGCGACGCGTTTCAGGCGGTGGAGTTGCGCTTGCATATCAGCTTGGGTTAAACCGGCTGCAAATGTATTGAAGCCAAATGCAATTAGCGGGTTAGGAATTTCAAACTCAAAGCGGTTTAACAATCTTGTTCCTTCTGCTAGGGGTTGACATTCCCAGCGATCGCGTCCTTTAAAGAATCCCTCAAATCCCCAAACAATTAAACCCGGTTCGCGCTCAATCACCACACTCTCTAGCGTTGGTTGCACCAGGGGAATTTGAATGATAAAGTGACTGCGACCGCCTTTTGTAGTATCCCACTTGCCGACTGGCTCACACTTCAACAAGGGATTGAGCCACTGATGCATTAAGTCTTGCTCGGTGATGCAACGCTCTACCAGCGTTGCACTGGCGTTAATTTGGATAGATTGTTCAAAAACTTGAGCATTCGCCATCGTCTTGTATTCCAATATTTGCGAGTCACCCTCTTGTTCTCAAGATATCGCGTTTAGAAGCGATCGCCATTTTGTCAGCCGATCCGCCTCCAAACCTCGCAACAATAATTAGTCTGCGTAGCGACAGCGATCAAACGCTGACTTTGGTAGTATAACTCTGAGTATTTATTGACCAAAGGAGTGATTTTTCGTTATTTAGCCCTAATTTTCAGAATAAAGAGAGAAAACGACTATGAATGAATTCTGGCAAGGCCTCACCTTTGGGAGTGCCACTCTGCCGCAACCTTCTTCTGAGTTGACTTACCTGCCTTTACCTCTAGCCCAGTTTGGCATACCCGGCGCAGGACAACTGTTTGCTGGATTAGAAGCCCTGTTCATCTGGAATATCATCTTTGCGATCGCGATTCTGGTCATTGGTTATATTGTGGCCAAAGTCATCTCTGCGATCGTCGAGCGACTGCTCAAAAAAACGGATATTGACAATCGCCTCGCCGCTTGGATTACCGGAACCAGCGATCCCGCCCAAGCTCCCCCCGTGGAAAGATGGATTGGCGGCGCAGTCTTTTGGCTGATCATGATTTTTGTCGTGGTTGCCTTCCTCGAAAGACTGCAACTCACCGTTGTTTCCCAACCGTTAAATCGCTTCCTCGATCAAGTTCTCGGATTTTTACCCAGACTCGGCGCTGCGGCGATTCTCTTAGCGATCGCGTGGTTCCTTGCCACCATCGTTAAACTAGTCGTAACGCGCGGTTTGCGGGCGCTGAACCTAGATCGACGCTTGGGTCAACAAATGGGCGACGAGAGTGTAGCCAACCAAAACATTCTCAGCGACACGCTCGCCAGCGCGCTTTACTGGTTTATCTTCCTGCTCTTCTTGCCCTCCATTCTCAGTACATTAGGGCTAGAAGGAACCTTACTCCCGGTTCAAGCGCTCCTCAATGATATCCTGCTGATCCTACCCAGGCTGCTCGCCGCCGCCGTCATTATTGGCGCGGGTTGGCTAGTTGCTACCGTCGTTCGCCGGATCGTCACCAACCTGCTTCTCGCGAGCGGTGTCGATCGGATTGGCAGCCGTTTTGGAATTAGTCAAGCCAGCGGCGGACAATCTCTGTCGTGGTTAGCAGGCACCATTGTTTTCGTCTTAATCTTAATTCCCTTTGGCATTGCCGCCCTCAATGCCCTACAAATTGCGGCGATTACCGTTCCAGCAGTCGCCATGCTGACACAGGTACTCAACGCCGTTCCTCTCATCTTTACAGCCGCCGTCGTCCTACTGATTGCCTACGTCATCGGGCGATTTGTTGCTGAGTTAGTCACCAGCATCCTTGCCGGGATTGGATTTAATAATCTTTATTACTGGCTTGGCTTACAATCTCAACCCTACGTTGAGCCAACGCCGCCACCCCCTGCGGCTGCTGTTGATGCACCGATTTATCCAGACGAAACCTTCTCTTCTCCCCCTCCTAGTCCAACCCCTAGAACTCAATCGCCTTCAGAAATTGTAGGGATTATTGTTCTGATTGCGATTATGCTGTTTGCGACAATTACCGCAACAGAAATCTTGGGGTTAGCTGCTCTGACCCTGATTATTACAGGCATTCTGCAAATTGCCGGTCAGGTATTGGTGGGACTGGTGATTTTTGCCATTGGCTTGTATTTAGCGAATGTCACCTTCCGAATCATTACCAGTTCGGGCAATTACCAAGCGCGAGTCCTCGGACAAACTGCTCGCATCGCTATTTTGACCTTAGTCGGAGCAATGGCGCTCCAACAAATGGGCATCGCCAGCAGTATTGTTAACCTAGCATTTGGTTTACTGTTAGGGGCAATTGCTGTGGCGATCGCGCTAGCCTTTGGTTTAGGCGGTCGAGAAGTGGCTGCGGACCAAATCCGCGAGTGGTTATCCGCCTTCAAGCAAAATCGCCCGCCACGGTAGGGAGTTAGAAAGTGCTGAGTGCTGAGTGCTGAGTGCTGAGTTAAAACTGAGTGAGTTGAGCAGTTCACTCTGTCATCACTTTACTGAGTACAGCTATAAGCGCTTCAATTATTTAGCTTTTAAAAAGCCAAGTGCTGAGGGATCGAGTCTCTCAGCACTTTTTATTAGAGGAGCTTCCGCTTTTAGACGAGCTTCAGGTTGGGGTATTCTGCCAACAGATCGTCAGAGGTGAGCGTATCGTTGCTCTCTTGCGGGGCCCAGAGAATTTCGATTGCGAGTAAGCGATCGCTAGCCAATCCACCAATTTGACTGAGGGCGCGGCGCAAATCTTGAGAATTGTTGACTTCTGGTAAGTCCATTTTGCCCAAGGTGGCGGCGAGTAGGGTGACAACAATATACTCGCTGGGGACACTAGCAACCAGTTCTCCACCAGGTCCTTCGGCTTCCGGGAGGCTGGCGAGTTTGTCCGCTTGTTGCAGGCGGTTGTTCACATTAGAGAGCGTTTCTTCTGTAAACTTGCTGCGTTCTGCCAGCGCCAGTTGATTAAACTTCGCTTCTGCGGCTTCTAGGCGGGCTTGTTGGGTTTGGGAAGACGCATAAACCCAGTATTCCGGGTGACGTAACAGGGCGAGGGTGGCTTCTTGCAGCACTTGAGCGCGACCTTCTTCGGAACCTGTATCGGCGGTTTGCGCCATGCGGTCGAGATCGGCTTGCAAAGTCCGGGCTTCAGCGAGTAACCCCACTTGGACTTCAGCAATGGAGACGCTGGGATTGCTGCTATAGCTCAGTTCCTCATCCCCTCCAGCCCGTCGGAAACTTTGGACGAGGAAATTCGCGATCGCAAACAAGATTAAAACCGAGAATAAACCCCCAAATCCCACCATCGGGAACCCAAAGAAGGGAAACAGGAAGGGAAAGCCGCCCCCACCGGGATACCCATAACCCCCATAACCCCCACCGGGAACGCTGGGTCTAGAGGGCGCTAACGTCCGGCTAGGCGCTCTAAAGGAGCCTCCACCGATCCGTCCGCCACTGCGTAGGGCTAAGGCGTCGTGGGCATTTCCTAGGGTTAAGGTGAGGACTAAACCAACGATCAGAACAGACTTAAAAAAGGGTTTAATCGCCGAAATCAGTTTTTTGTACATGAGCGTGTAATGATGTCAAAAACAGTGCGGGTCGGAGGACTGATTTTCAGGCAGCTTGAATCAGCGCTACATCTTTAATGTATCGCTTCTGGAAAGACAAAAAAGCCACCGTTAGGGAGAAAGTCGGTTAGGATAACCGAACTCGATCCCCGCTAGCCCTTGGTTGGGAAAGCCTTTGAGGAGGTGTTAGCCGCCTCCGACAATCGTAACAATCTCTAAGCGATCGCCCGATTGGATCGTGGTTTCTGACCAATACTGGCGATGGAGAATTTCGCCGTTATATTCCACCGCCACCAAGCGCGGATTTAACCCCAATTGTTCCAAAAAAGCGGGTAATGGGGTCTGCACCGCACAGGTATGCGGTTCGCCATTGACGTGTAATTGAATTTCAGACTCGCTCATGATCGATTTCTAAGGATGAAGCGATCGCATCGTTTGCATCCGCGTTAACTGAGATAAGAAATACTGGGTGGTTAGGGTGGGTTGTTCGGCTTGCATGACGGCTCGCACGACGGAAATCCGGGTTGCGCCAGCATCTAGCACCTGATTGAGGTTTTCTAAATCGATACCCCCAATGGCAAACCAAGGCACGGAGGCTTTTTCGGCCGCATAGCGCACATATTCCAATCCGGCGGCGGCTTTGTCAGCTTTCGTCGGCGTTGCATAAACCGGGCCAACGCCAATATAATCGGCTCCTTCGGCGATCGCTCTTTGCATTTCTTCCGGATTGGTCGTCGAACGGCCGATCAGGCGTTGCGGGCCTAAAAGTTGCCGCGCCAACCCAATCGGAATATCCTGTTGACCGAGATGAACTCCATCGGCATCCACCGCCAGGGCAATATCAACGCGATCGTTCACAATCAATAAAGCGCCATAGCGATCGCACAAGGAGCGTAACTTTTGGGCTTCCTCTAGGCGAACTAAGTCATCTGCCGTCTTGCTGCGGTACTGCACCAGGGTTAACCCCCCTTGCAAAGCCGCTTCAACCACCGTTAGCAAGCGATCGGAGGGCGAAGTAATTAAATACAACGTTGAATCTCGCAAGCGCTGGCGACGCTGATAGGCCATTAAGTTCGTTTCCAACAGATAAACGCGATAGCGCATCTGCTTGCAAGCCTCTCCCATTTTGGCATGGTGCAGCTTGCCATATTCCTCTAAAACCCGCAGCGCTTCTTCAACTCGGCACAAATTGACCTGTAGCAGTTGACCAATACTAGAGCGTTCTTTTTCCTGGGGATGGGTTAATTCTGTCCCCGGATCGCCTGCGGTATTGCGCGCCGCTCGAATTTCAGGTGTATGCCAAACCGCTAAGGCTTGGCGCAACTGCTTGCATTCATTAGTGAGGCCTTCGCTGTTAAGCCCAAAGCGACACCACTCTTCAATAATTCTCAGACCTTCACGGGCGCGGTCTAGATTGGCATCTAATATCCGGTGAACGGTTGGCTGAAAAGCCCGACTTTGTTCGTATATGTCCCCCATCTGGAACACCCTCACTGATTTTTTAATCGTAACAGTCAGCTTCTATCGGGAAGCGATTTGCGAGTTGAGATTTTTTGGAGACGCAATGCCCCATAAAGCGGGTGTTAATGGTACTCTGCTGTGTGAATCTCAAACTTTAGGATTGGGGTGCTGGATTTCATCTTTCTTAAAGTTACGAAACTGACAGTCACAATTAAACATCAATTCAACTGCTCATTAGCAAAATTATCGAAATTTCCAGCAGCTTGCTTGGCTGCTTGGGGAGTTGCGAGTGCTAATGAATCCCTACCCAAGCCTATCGCTACTGTTGTGTCAGGAGGAGTTTTGTGAGTGTAAGACAACCCCAAACCCAGGATCTCAATCAATCCGAGTCTCTCTCTAGCGGATTTATGTATCGCCTTCTCGGCTGCACGCTGATTCTCAGCGCCAGTTTATTACCGGGGATGGCAGTACAGGCGAATCCTGGTAATTCATCGACAAACGCCTCAATCGTTGCTCAAGCAGAACGAACGCAACTATACGTTAATCCTGCCAGCGGTAGCGACGCGTCAGGGAGAGGCAATACCCAAGCCCCGTTTAAGACGCTTACCCACGCGCTGAAGGTGGCTAAAGCCGATACGGTGATTCAGTTAGCGCCGGGAACCTATAGCACTGAAA
This window contains:
- a CDS encoding DUF1517 domain-containing protein, encoding MYKKLISAIKPFFKSVLIVGLVLTLTLGNAHDALALRSGGRIGGGSFRAPSRTLAPSRPSVPGGGYGGYGYPGGGGFPFLFPFFGFPMVGFGGLFSVLILFAIANFLVQSFRRAGGDEELSYSSNPSVSIAEVQVGLLAEARTLQADLDRMAQTADTGSEEGRAQVLQEATLALLRHPEYWVYASSQTQQARLEAAEAKFNQLALAERSKFTEETLSNVNNRLQQADKLASLPEAEGPGGELVASVPSEYIVVTLLAATLGKMDLPEVNNSQDLRRALSQIGGLASDRLLAIEILWAPQESNDTLTSDDLLAEYPNLKLV
- the thiS gene encoding sulfur carrier protein ThiS → MSESEIQLHVNGEPHTCAVQTPLPAFLEQLGLNPRLVAVEYNGEILHRQYWSETTIQSGDRLEIVTIVGGG
- a CDS encoding thiamine phosphate synthase, with the translated sequence MGDIYEQSRAFQPTVHRILDANLDRAREGLRIIEEWCRFGLNSEGLTNECKQLRQALAVWHTPEIRAARNTAGDPGTELTHPQEKERSSIGQLLQVNLCRVEEALRVLEEYGKLHHAKMGEACKQMRYRVYLLETNLMAYQRRQRLRDSTLYLITSPSDRLLTVVEAALQGGLTLVQYRSKTADDLVRLEEAQKLRSLCDRYGALLIVNDRVDIALAVDADGVHLGQQDIPIGLARQLLGPQRLIGRSTTNPEEMQRAIAEGADYIGVGPVYATPTKADKAAAGLEYVRYAAEKASVPWFAIGGIDLENLNQVLDAGATRISVVRAVMQAEQPTLTTQYFLSQLTRMQTMRSLHP
- a CDS encoding mechanosensitive ion channel; amino-acid sequence: MNEFWQGLTFGSATLPQPSSELTYLPLPLAQFGIPGAGQLFAGLEALFIWNIIFAIAILVIGYIVAKVISAIVERLLKKTDIDNRLAAWITGTSDPAQAPPVERWIGGAVFWLIMIFVVVAFLERLQLTVVSQPLNRFLDQVLGFLPRLGAAAILLAIAWFLATIVKLVVTRGLRALNLDRRLGQQMGDESVANQNILSDTLASALYWFIFLLFLPSILSTLGLEGTLLPVQALLNDILLILPRLLAAAVIIGAGWLVATVVRRIVTNLLLASGVDRIGSRFGISQASGGQSLSWLAGTIVFVLILIPFGIAALNALQIAAITVPAVAMLTQVLNAVPLIFTAAVVLLIAYVIGRFVAELVTSILAGIGFNNLYYWLGLQSQPYVEPTPPPPAAAVDAPIYPDETFSSPPPSPTPRTQSPSEIVGIIVLIAIMLFATITATEILGLAALTLIITGILQIAGQVLVGLVIFAIGLYLANVTFRIITSSGNYQARVLGQTARIAILTLVGAMALQQMGIASSIVNLAFGLLLGAIAVAIALAFGLGGREVAADQIREWLSAFKQNRPPR
- a CDS encoding SRPBCC family protein, whose amino-acid sequence is MANAQVFEQSIQINASATLVERCITEQDLMHQWLNPLLKCEPVGKWDTTKGGRSHFIIQIPLVQPTLESVVIEREPGLIVWGFEGFFKGRDRWECQPLAEGTRLLNRFEFEIPNPLIAFGFNTFAAGLTQADMQAQLHRLKRVAEKLHQSFQ